The Halalkalicoccus subterraneus genome contains the following window.
CCGTGAGGGCAAGCGCACCCTGATGGTGATCCACGCCCTCTCGGCGGCCGATCCGGCCGAGGCCGACCGGCTCGCCGAGACCCTCCACGCCGAAGAGAACACCCGCGAGGAGATCCTCGACGCCATCGAGATCCTCCAGACGACCGGCAGCATCGAGTACGCCCGCGAACGCGCCTTGGAGTTCGCCGAGAGCGCTCGCAAGCACCTCCGGGACGTATCCCTGAAAGAGGAACGCGCCGATCAACTCGCCTCCTTTACCACGTTCGTCATCGACCGGGACGTGTAACTCAGAGGCCCGAACGGGAGTCAGGGACGGATGATCGTTATCTCTTCACGTAGCATATGTACCGTATGCCACGGATGCGGACGAACGGTATTGACACGTACTACGAACAGCAAGGGGCGGGTCCGGCAATCGTCTTCGTCCACGGCGCGATCCTCGATCACAGCCAGTGGGACCCGCAGGTCGAAGCTCTCAGCGAAGAGTACACGACGGTCGTCTACGACGTCCGGGGTCACGGGCGGACCGGCGGGTCGAACAGGCCCCGCTACTCGGTCGAGCTGTTCGCCGACGACCTCGCCGCTCTCGTCGAGGCGCTGGATCTCGACCGGCCCGTCGTCTGCGGGCTCTCAATGGGGGGCTGTATCGCGCAGGTGTACGCCGCGCGCCACCCGGACCGAGTGAGCGGGCTCGTGCTGGCCGGGACGTTCACACCCGAACTGCTCGACCGGAGCGAGTGGTTCCAACGCTCGGTGTTGCTTCGTGCGACCGTCCCGCCGGTTCGTCTTCTCGGTTACGAGCGCGTCGAGAAGGCTCTCGTGTGGCTCCACGAACGCCTTTCGAAGGGCGCGAGGGGTGACTACGAGCGGATCGAGGAGGTGCGCTCGTCGGGGCCACGGATGACGACCGAGGAGTTCGCGAAGGTGATCCGCGCGGTCGCGAGCTTCCACGAGACGGACCTCGACCTCGGCGCGATCACGGCGCCGACCCTCGTCCTCTACGGGGAGAACGAACCG
Protein-coding sequences here:
- a CDS encoding alpha/beta fold hydrolase, with the translated sequence MPRMRTNGIDTYYEQQGAGPAIVFVHGAILDHSQWDPQVEALSEEYTTVVYDVRGHGRTGGSNRPRYSVELFADDLAALVEALDLDRPVVCGLSMGGCIAQVYAARHPDRVSGLVLAGTFTPELLDRSEWFQRSVLLRATVPPVRLLGYERVEKALVWLHERLSKGARGDYERIEEVRSSGPRMTTEEFAKVIRAVASFHETDLDLGAITAPTLVLYGENEPPFMRRHGPKLAAALPEVTLREIPGAGHASNLDDPAAFTGELRAFLADLA